A stretch of DNA from Myxocyprinus asiaticus isolate MX2 ecotype Aquarium Trade chromosome 32, UBuf_Myxa_2, whole genome shotgun sequence:
attcacttgttgatgtgtgttgttgtattgaagagatggtaatatattctgcttctttctttaccgagatcgtggcgatgcagtctttcttgtctccatgtaaacaatgtccatatgtacctgcataacatCCGATGATGCCtttgcctttggaaataaataaataatgttttataagCCATGcgagatctgcgtgtctgtttactatgcactgctaagaaagagagaatgctctctgacaagaatggagagtaaaatgcatttattattttgccaagatgaaacatgATGCAGTATTTTCCCAGCATCTTtctgctctctgctggttgtgtaaagtttgtggggGCATGTCAGACAGTGTGGTGGACTGCACTGTCAGcacctgatttcattcattctgcctgtgcaacagtgtgtgataaacCAATAgcaaaatgcgataaacggtaaaactGTATGcactcaaaaccaatgagtttatgaaaattgtaattaataataataatatgtagacATTTATTGCCAGTCTGTaaaataaagcagcataatgtagtatttttgtatagttAAAATAGCAGGAAGTGGCTTATactggaagtggtccacattcaaggttgatattGGTGGTGCCCTAGTTTCACTGAAAAACAAGGTGGATACTCAACTCTGAGTGAGTTGACCCGTCCCAACACTCCGGTGAAGTGAAGGTTTCCCACCAAACAATGTCTTCAATTCATACTGCTATACCTCTCTCACCAGCTCATGAATTAGTCCTAAGACTATGATTAtagttgaaatatatatatatataatctccatcaatccatccatccatccatcttctttGTGGTTTCCAAAGTACAGTAGGCTGCATGCTCAAAACTTTCTAACTTCAAACTGTCATATAAGGCTTTTCAAGCCAAAGTGTCTCTTTGCACACTTTTCATATCTAGTTACTCATATTATTTTTGTAACTTTTGTAAAGTCGTTGATATAATTTGTCTTGAAGTGTCTCACCTCAGAAATTCGCGCCATTCCTATCAGAGTCTCCGTACGCGCGCTGCTTGATGCGAAGCAAACCGAAAACTGATGGTATTCCCATGGTATGACTGAATAtctgttaaaataaatatataattaaaaacatgttttcgAATTAAAACGACGACTTTCCGCAAAAGGCGAGTAAATGTACATTACTGGTTATTTGACGTTTTAGATAGATTTGCTTAGCTATTTGACGCCATCTGCTGGccattaaattaaaagaaatcaaaaATGTTCAGATCATTAATGtagaacaaacatttatttgcaaTGGTTGTTTTACACCCTTTCACCTATTGGTAGGACAAATAACAATTTTCCGACTTTCAGTCTTTGTAACTTTAATGCTTTTTATCTATATTGTTGTTAGACACAAAGAAGTGTGTATTAAACCACAGTGACGTATACGGTTACATCACTGCATAttcaaacaaactgaaaaaaatgttgttttgttttgttttgacagtAAACAAAACAAGTGAAAGTAAACATGCTTCTATGTGGACTCGATCAACGTCCCTTTCGATTCTGTGTGTGTCCTGGACCAACTTCACGACTATTAAATACGCGTTCAGGCATATTTTAATTCTAACTGAGGAGAAAGAAAATGGCTACAATATCAGCAAAAGATACACACAAGAAAAGATTTCGCTTTGGTAAGTTTTTGCAGGATTTtccaagagaaagagaaagaatatacagtatgccaACTTATCATTTATTCGGAGTATAGACTAGTAGGCTACTTGAAATTATTCAAAAACTACTGCCATGAAACTTATAAAGCCGCCCCTTCGCGTCTTTCCTTTCGCTTTGGTCGAGTATCGTCGGTGTTGCTAAACAACACATTTATACAGtacaatgtttgtttgttgtcATCCCTAGCAGATCCTCACAGGGGATGCAGAAATCGACACGTTTTATCCAGAGACATATACATGCAGCCTCCATATAGACGTATGTATGGACGACAGCGTGGTAAGACCCATCCCTGCTCAGAAAAAAACACAATATCACGTTTTACACAATTTAATCATTCATAAattcaaacatgtttttaaaggtgtgtgtgtgtgtgtgtgtgtatatatatatatatatatatatatatatatatatatatatatatatatatatatatataatactcttttataaatatattatagtattatatatttaaaaaacaaaatttaaatatatatatataaataatatcatAAACTTTGATAATGGTTTTCTCATAGTTACTCCAAATTACCTTAACAAAATtggctttttaattaaaatgtcagaatatgtgttttgtttatgtgtttattttgtacttCAAACAGGCTGACATAATTAATTACAGTCTAAAGGGATCctctctgttttatttgtttataaaaaaatcaaaataaaaaaaacttcccCCACATGATAACACAATTGCAATCAAAATTAGgttgatttggtggacaacattttttcagatatttataatattttaaaacaaaatcatttcactgtttgttttgttttaagaattattaataaattattattttgcacTGCTCatgtcaaaaaatgttttttcaagaGTTTTGGCTTTTAATGAGACTGATCAcatgaccatttttattttaagcccagggaaaaaatatcaaaatgtctgttttcaataattaattaattataattcatcacacattatatgttttgcacatatacagtgaaattcttttttttttttttcacaaatcccagctaagctggggtcagagtgcagggttagCCATGatgcagtgcccctggagcagttagggtcaagggccttgctcaagggcccaacagtggcatcttggtggtgctggggcttgaacccctgaccttctgatcagtaacccagagccttaactgctgagccaccactgccccctgttacattgaaattatgtaataattatataaGTCATAGAAAGTGATTGTTctgtgtaaattgcattttttatgtatatttataatttatctggacgaaaaaaataaataaaaaatagcatcaCGTTTTTGACCCACCCACTGCACGGGGGTAGCATAAAAGTCTTACTGTATGTGTTCAATTAGGGAGTGACCTGATGATCCGAATTTCAAAGTATACACAAATGCTCAACACTCCTACTTCCTGGAGCCTTGCAtaccttaaaggaattttccaggttcaatacaagttaagctcaactgatagcatttgtggcataatgttgataacaaccaaaaaataatttgactcatccctccttttaaaaaaaaaataaaataaaaaaataaataaataaaaaagtaaaaatcgaggttacagtgaggcacttacaatggaagtgaatgaggtcaattttttgagggtttaaagacagaaatatgaagcttataattttataaaaccactttaattcttctgttaaaactcatgtattacttgagctgtaaagttgtttaaattgtcgtttttacagttgttttagggttttagggtttgttgacattacatcgtcatggcagcaaagttgtaaaatttgctataactttacacagaaaaggttagtaagtgattttattacactaaaattatgttaagcgCGCATACTCTTTAAGTCTTATGaataatttaacatttacagattggcccccactcactttcattgtaagtgcctcactgtaaaacagatttgtttttgtttttaagaaaaggaggggcaagtcaaaataattttttgtggtaatcaatattatgccacaaatgatgtcgattgagcttaacttgtattgaacccggaatattcattcaGTACCTTTGAATACCACTGAGATGTCTTAGTTACTACATTACATGGCAATAAGACTCATGTTGCAAATGGCTTGGATGATAACCTAATGCCATTCCAATGAGAAACAGGACCAGTTCAGAATTAATGTGATTGTGTTAATTATGCACAGGTATAAAGGGGTCAAAAGGGGCCCAAGCTCAGTGGTCAGCAGAGCATGAATTCCATCCTCACTATCAGCAAGAATTAGCAACACGCAGATGCAGAGGTGAGGTGTATTTAAGTGTTCACTTTCATGAGTCTATTATGAGAAAATATTCTTCGAAGGATGACTACTTCACTTGTGTATGAAGTAACTCTGTCAGTGCTTTAATATATCTTGTTGAATGTATTTGTTATTAATTAGGTGATGAGTCAAATTTCAAGACACTTCTGTTGAACATGATGGTAAAGGACCTACAGCCATTAAGCACCGTGAAAGGAGCTTTGTTCCAACATCTCACAAGGAGTCTACAGCCATCTTTGGGAATTCCGTTAAATGCCTCCTTGATTCGAGCTGAGCTTCAGAGACTTTATAGACACAAGAGAATGGAAGTACAGAATGCAGTCAATAATGCAAGTAACCTTGTTCTCTCAGCTGAGCTGTGGAGCTCAAATGAGTCACTGTTCTATCTGACAGTGTCTTGTCACCTAATCAGCGAAAAATGGGAGCTGAAATCTTACGTGCTAGATACAGCTCACTTGCTTGCCGAGCGTACAGCAGACAATGTCGTACAGCAACTTTTGAGAACTGCAAATGAGTGGAACATCATAGAGAAGATTCAGGTGGTGGTCACAAACGTTGACGGCATGAAGAAGGTCCACAAAAATGGATGTAGATGGGTATATATACCTTGTCTTGCCCATACTCTGGATAAAGTGTTTAGAGAAGCCATAGCTGACTCTGACTGGAGACCTCTGCTGAGGAAATGTCAGCATATAGTTGCATTTATCCACCAAAACAACCAAGCCTCACAAACTCTCCAACAAAATAAACTAATTCAGAGCACTTGTCTACAGTGGCTTCCTACACTCTATATGCTCAAAAACCTCTTAGAACAATGGCCAGCCATTTTTAAGGTTTTTGTCCACAGACGAGATGATGGTCTTTGTCTGAACGAAAATGAAAGAAGAATAGTTGAAGACATTGTAGCAGTGCTGAATATTCTGAAGACGGTTACAGAGGAAATAGGAAGACAAGGGTACAGCCCCATTTCAAACATAATACCGCTGGTCCAAAAACTGCAGGAGAAACTGAGAAACCTGGGGATGATGGGAAACAGAATAGCGCAGAAACTGTCTGTAAAATGTGACCATCATATCGGCAACATCAAAAAACACCTTTGGTTCAGAGTTAGCACAGCGCTGGATCCACGATACAAAACCAGTGTGCTGTGGGACTCTGGTGCTGAAGATGTGAAAACAGAAATCAGGAAACAGATCAGGAGAGAAACACACACTGAGCACAGAAGATGTGACACCGAAAGTGAAGAGTTGGCCTTACGGAAATACTGGAAAATAACCGACACTTCAGTGAACCCACTTGAATTCTGGAGAACCAAAGATGAGTTTGAAAAACTGGCAATGGTTGCCCGCAAGTATCTCACAGTGGTTTCCACTGCAATTCCAATGGAGCGTGTATACCAACTGGAAGAATCACAAATCGTCAACAGGAGAAACTGCTTGGAGGTAGAAAATGTCAATATGATATTGTTTTTGAAcagcaattaataaaaaaagcaacTTCAAATATTTGCTTATattaaaatctaaaaacacaattaaaatctCTGTTTGGAACAGTTTGtcaaaatgttcataattttaacagaaaaagtatgtaaaaatgaaaataactcTTAAATGGTTTACTGGTAGTTACCTTACCATGCACggcgaaatatatatat
This window harbors:
- the LOC127423653 gene encoding E3 SUMO-protein ligase ZBED1-like isoform X2, whose translation is MATISAKDTHKKRFRFDPHRGCRNRHVLSRDIYMQPPYRRMYGRQRGIKGSKGAQAQWSAEHEFHPHYQQELATRRCRGDESNFKTLLLNMMVKDLQPLSTVKGALFQHLTRSLQPSLGIPLNASLIRAELQRLYRHKRMEVQNAVNNASNLVLSAELWSSNESLFYLTVSCHLISEKWELKSYVLDTAHLLAERTADNVVQQLLRTANEWNIIEKIQVVVTNVDGMKKVHKNGCRWVYIPCLAHTLDKVFREAIADSDWRPLLRKCQHIVAFIHQNNQASQTLQQNKLIQSTCLQWLPTLYMLKNLLEQWPAIFKVFVHRRDDGLCLNENERRIVEDIVAVLNILKTVTEEIGRQGYSPISNIIPLVQKLQEKLRNLGMMGNRIAQKLSVKCDHHIGNIKKHLWFRVSTALDPRYKTSVLWDSGAEDVKTEIRKQIRRETHTEHRRCDTESEELALRKYWKITDTSVNPLEFWRTKDEFEKLAMVARKYLTVVSTAIPMERVYQLEESQIVNRRNCLEVENVNMILFLNSN
- the LOC127423653 gene encoding E3 SUMO-protein ligase ZBED1-like isoform X1 — encoded protein: MATISAKDTHKKRFRFADPHRGCRNRHVLSRDIYMQPPYRRMYGRQRGIKGSKGAQAQWSAEHEFHPHYQQELATRRCRGDESNFKTLLLNMMVKDLQPLSTVKGALFQHLTRSLQPSLGIPLNASLIRAELQRLYRHKRMEVQNAVNNASNLVLSAELWSSNESLFYLTVSCHLISEKWELKSYVLDTAHLLAERTADNVVQQLLRTANEWNIIEKIQVVVTNVDGMKKVHKNGCRWVYIPCLAHTLDKVFREAIADSDWRPLLRKCQHIVAFIHQNNQASQTLQQNKLIQSTCLQWLPTLYMLKNLLEQWPAIFKVFVHRRDDGLCLNENERRIVEDIVAVLNILKTVTEEIGRQGYSPISNIIPLVQKLQEKLRNLGMMGNRIAQKLSVKCDHHIGNIKKHLWFRVSTALDPRYKTSVLWDSGAEDVKTEIRKQIRRETHTEHRRCDTESEELALRKYWKITDTSVNPLEFWRTKDEFEKLAMVARKYLTVVSTAIPMERVYQLEESQIVNRRNCLEVENVNMILFLNSN